The proteins below are encoded in one region of Caballeronia sp. SL2Y3:
- a CDS encoding 1-acyl-sn-glycerol-3-phosphate acyltransferase: MRRTFVKWLFATYLLGSGTLWSILILPLFPFVGRNGRYWLAKLWCRAMVAMMRVIAGVTCSVEGLEHLPQGPFIILSRHESTWETLAFMALFPRRISFVFKRELMKIPFFGWVLRGLDMVSLDRGSIRQAHQAVTRECAARLKKGDAVVIFPEGTRVAHDAPLKLASGGVRLACATKVPVVPVVHDAGKVWPAKGWPDRGGHIRVIVTPPLPLDCEIPQELNRLAQHQMDEALAELR; the protein is encoded by the coding sequence ATGCGCCGCACTTTCGTCAAGTGGCTATTCGCTACCTATCTGCTCGGCAGCGGCACGCTCTGGTCCATCCTGATCCTGCCGCTCTTCCCGTTCGTCGGCCGAAACGGGCGCTACTGGCTCGCGAAGCTCTGGTGCCGCGCAATGGTCGCGATGATGCGCGTCATCGCCGGCGTCACGTGTTCGGTCGAAGGGCTGGAGCATCTGCCGCAAGGACCGTTCATCATCCTGAGCCGGCATGAATCGACATGGGAGACGCTCGCGTTCATGGCGCTCTTCCCGCGCCGCATCAGCTTCGTCTTCAAGCGCGAACTGATGAAGATTCCGTTTTTCGGCTGGGTTTTGCGCGGACTCGACATGGTGAGCCTGGATCGCGGCTCGATCCGCCAGGCGCATCAGGCGGTCACGCGGGAATGCGCGGCGCGGCTCAAGAAGGGCGATGCCGTCGTCATTTTTCCGGAAGGCACGCGCGTTGCCCACGATGCGCCGCTCAAGCTCGCCTCGGGCGGCGTGCGGCTCGCCTGCGCGACCAAAGTCCCCGTGGTGCCGGTCGTCCACGACGCCGGGAAGGTGTGGCCCGCGAAAGGCTGGCCGGACCGCGGCGGGCATATTCGCGTGATCGTCACGCCGCCGCTGCCGCTGGATTGCGAGATTCCGCAGGAGTTGAACCGGCTCGCGCAGCATCAGATGGACGAAGCGCTCGCCGAACTGCGTTAA
- the pip gene encoding prolyl aminopeptidase, with protein sequence MDAVPVNFDEGMLDVGDGHSIYWRAQGPRDAPALVVVHGGPGGAMNVKWAEVLGADAWRVVFFDQRGCGKSTPFGKLEHNGLDALVGDMEKLRVALGIERWAIFGGSWGTTLGLAYGVAHPERCTGFLLRGVFLARQEDIDWFLWDVRRVFPEAHRAFLDAIEAACGQRPANAQEILTLTEAPLARFDEAGARLARAWTLYETTLSVVNKPATEPADEDKRPSAEANAAAVSMALLERHYMAVELPPVPLLPRVARIAHLPCRIVHGRFDMVCPADQAVALAAQWPGAELAVVSGAGHWTFEPGNVAALRAGASALAEAVRGV encoded by the coding sequence ATGGATGCAGTGCCGGTGAATTTCGACGAGGGCATGCTCGACGTCGGCGATGGACATTCGATCTACTGGCGCGCGCAGGGCCCGCGCGATGCGCCTGCGCTTGTCGTCGTGCACGGCGGCCCCGGCGGCGCGATGAACGTGAAGTGGGCGGAGGTGCTCGGCGCGGACGCGTGGCGCGTCGTGTTCTTCGATCAGCGCGGCTGCGGCAAGTCGACGCCTTTCGGCAAGCTCGAACACAACGGCCTGGACGCGCTCGTCGGCGACATGGAAAAGCTGCGCGTCGCGCTCGGCATCGAGCGATGGGCGATTTTCGGCGGTTCGTGGGGCACGACGCTCGGACTCGCGTACGGCGTCGCGCATCCGGAACGTTGCACGGGCTTCCTGCTGCGCGGCGTGTTCCTCGCGCGCCAGGAGGATATCGACTGGTTCCTGTGGGACGTGCGTCGCGTGTTTCCCGAAGCGCACCGCGCGTTTCTCGACGCGATCGAAGCCGCCTGCGGCCAGCGCCCGGCAAACGCGCAGGAGATTCTGACGCTGACCGAGGCGCCGCTTGCGCGCTTCGACGAGGCGGGCGCTCGGCTCGCGCGAGCGTGGACGCTGTATGAAACGACGCTATCGGTCGTCAACAAGCCGGCCACGGAACCCGCCGACGAGGACAAGCGGCCGAGCGCCGAAGCCAACGCCGCCGCGGTGTCCATGGCGCTGCTCGAGCGGCACTACATGGCGGTGGAACTGCCGCCGGTGCCGCTGTTGCCGCGCGTCGCGCGCATTGCGCATCTGCCGTGTCGAATCGTCCACGGGCGCTTCGACATGGTGTGTCCGGCGGATCAGGCGGTGGCGCTCGCGGCGCAGTGGCCCGGCGCGGAACTGGCCGTCGTGAGCGGCGCGGGGCACTGGACGTTCGAGCCGGGCAACGTGGCGGCGCTGCGCGCGGGCGCGTCGGCGCTTGCCGAAGCGGTTCGCGGTGTGTGA
- a CDS encoding EAL domain-containing protein, which produces MRRAEVVDGITLSTHVQPIFSLPHQREIGYEALLRGKKQASDEEPLIGPFDLFGRAIVAGTVVELDRLSHLTHLRSAAGFLPSAQWLFVNMNPATFTDAGYAREFAQRTRDAGLAPEQLVIEVLESGGTDVERIAGATRAFRAEGFLVAVDDFGAGHSNVDRLLTMRPDIVKLDRSLIRVQSGQKRPHFSDWVLPKLVDLLHQSGMFVVAEGIETREDLLLAARANVDFVQGYLLGKPCEGLAPGGAATALIEEAFDMLAQARRSERLTHDLLLMPYRAGLAQAARRLAGGASGESACAEILALPNTVSCFFLDEAGREFMPALPGVCAKRRSERFAPIADPSRGRWDNRSYFVDACAQPQQVITSAPYLSVTGTSLCVTLAIATRRGERTIVAGVDLDWRRLAEAARTPLA; this is translated from the coding sequence ATGCGGCGCGCAGAAGTCGTCGACGGCATCACGCTCTCGACGCACGTCCAGCCCATCTTCAGCCTCCCGCATCAACGGGAAATCGGCTATGAGGCGCTGCTGCGCGGCAAAAAGCAGGCGAGTGATGAAGAACCGCTGATCGGTCCGTTCGATCTCTTCGGCCGCGCGATCGTGGCGGGCACGGTCGTCGAGCTGGACCGCCTGAGCCATCTCACGCATCTGCGCAGCGCCGCCGGCTTCCTGCCGAGCGCGCAATGGCTCTTCGTCAACATGAACCCGGCAACCTTCACCGACGCAGGCTATGCGCGCGAATTCGCGCAGCGTACGCGCGATGCCGGCCTCGCGCCCGAGCAGCTCGTGATCGAAGTGCTGGAATCGGGCGGCACCGACGTCGAACGCATTGCCGGCGCGACGCGGGCGTTTCGCGCGGAAGGCTTTCTCGTCGCGGTCGATGACTTCGGCGCGGGCCACTCCAACGTCGACCGGCTGCTCACGATGCGCCCGGACATCGTCAAGCTCGATCGCAGTCTCATCCGCGTGCAAAGCGGGCAAAAGCGTCCGCATTTCAGCGACTGGGTGCTGCCGAAGCTCGTCGATCTGCTGCATCAGTCGGGCATGTTCGTGGTGGCGGAAGGGATCGAGACGCGCGAGGATCTGCTGCTCGCCGCGCGTGCCAACGTCGATTTCGTGCAGGGCTACCTTCTCGGCAAGCCGTGCGAAGGGCTGGCGCCGGGCGGCGCGGCGACCGCGTTGATCGAAGAGGCGTTCGACATGCTTGCGCAGGCCCGCCGCAGCGAGCGCCTGACGCACGACCTCTTGCTGATGCCGTATCGCGCCGGGCTCGCGCAGGCGGCGCGACGCCTCGCGGGAGGCGCGAGCGGCGAGTCCGCGTGCGCCGAGATTCTGGCGCTGCCGAACACCGTGAGCTGCTTCTTTCTCGACGAAGCTGGCCGCGAGTTCATGCCCGCCCTGCCCGGCGTCTGCGCGAAGCGGCGCAGCGAGCGTTTCGCGCCGATTGCGGACCCGTCGCGCGGGCGCTGGGACAATCGCTCGTATTTCGTCGATGCCTGCGCGCAGCCGCAGCAGGTGATCACGTCGGCGCCGTATCTGTCCGTGACCGGCACGTCGCTGTGCGTGACGCTCGCCATTGCCACGCGGCGCGGGGAGCGGACCATCGTCGCGGGCGTGGATCTCGACTGGCGACGGCTCGCGGAAGCGGCGCGCACGCCGTTGGCTTGA
- a CDS encoding bifunctional diguanylate cyclase/phosphodiesterase: MASVIPASLSRFKRSGSWIDDALYAVAVYAVPLLIAIGTIATLYFLPRQYESRGAIALPLRVVADEGEQLRPAEALAALNGAAPLEGYSTHLSEKPVWFTFTAPPMGGELSTTVELPSRHAQTLACWDAATLLPLGRADRDSASGAMHPVKAGFFIQAGRLTQPETILCRGTYSGPAQINVLAWKWQGLRSSALDFQESSGLIAGGLLTLAVFVFVTALINREWTYVIFAVWLVGNLRLCANAMGWDMQWLGRVLPSEFMMPLRQITFAAYYLLTAALFAQLFRRELRVVGYRWLLRVIQYVGIVLLAAALALPYSLFIPTLWIIAGFGICVLVFFLVRLVWMARSRTVLWYVASLAIVLFATFSEVLGAAFGVKLLLSGVNTVMAALSSSMMAAFAIAEQMRAERDVRRQAQMELRNTYEVTPIGLFTLDEKGHFVRTNPALRAMLDLQKGEYKLRHWHDYFEPGAWGALQALASKGSDGELEMSGSVERGTGERRYLLKAIRSNGWIEGSLQDTTERSKAVERLRFLAEHDPLTGSLNRRGVEKAIAAQNEESLPWALAYVDLDRFKLVNDLFGHRSGDEVLRQVAARTRAHFARSYPVGRIGGDEFVCVMNDTSIEDAIAQCRELISILSDAPYQVGNRAFQVKASIGLVECSQGVRVQDALSHADRACREAKKVAHTHLVTYRKGAAAFEERAEELKLVETLGRNRLPPGLFLVMQPIMSLRAPNESLNFEVLLRMRAPDGTTLPAGKVIVAAEESGNIAAIDRWVISTLLEWIETHRHELMNTQFICVNLSGGSLNDEQFMEDIFALFARHPSVVQYLCLEITESVALHDLENTQRFIARVHEMGGKIALDDFGAGYTSFKYLKSLSADALKIDGEFVRSMCEHPADIAIVEAIVALARNLGMRSVAEWVEDIDTLRALQEIGVDYVQGFLVARPQDSSAILAARSAASFVKDPEVVSFVQCLSEPAQAIAIDFERRTRAASTH, from the coding sequence ATGGCGTCGGTTATTCCAGCTTCCTTATCGAGATTCAAACGAAGCGGCTCGTGGATCGACGACGCGCTGTACGCGGTCGCCGTCTACGCGGTGCCGCTTCTCATCGCGATCGGCACCATCGCCACGCTTTATTTCCTGCCGCGCCAGTACGAATCGCGCGGGGCCATTGCGCTGCCGCTGCGCGTCGTGGCCGACGAAGGCGAGCAGTTGCGACCCGCCGAGGCGCTCGCTGCGCTGAACGGCGCAGCGCCTCTTGAGGGTTACAGCACCCATCTTTCCGAGAAGCCCGTGTGGTTCACGTTCACTGCGCCCCCGATGGGCGGCGAGTTGTCGACTACGGTGGAATTGCCTTCGCGTCATGCGCAAACGCTTGCCTGCTGGGACGCAGCGACGTTGCTTCCGCTCGGCCGCGCGGACCGCGATTCGGCGAGCGGGGCGATGCATCCGGTGAAGGCCGGCTTCTTCATCCAGGCGGGGCGCCTCACGCAACCCGAGACGATCCTTTGCCGCGGCACATATTCCGGTCCGGCGCAAATCAACGTGCTCGCATGGAAATGGCAGGGCCTGCGCAGTTCCGCGCTCGACTTTCAGGAAAGCTCCGGTCTGATCGCGGGCGGCCTCCTGACGCTCGCCGTGTTCGTTTTCGTCACGGCTCTGATCAATCGCGAATGGACGTACGTCATCTTCGCCGTATGGCTCGTCGGCAATCTCCGGCTGTGCGCCAACGCCATGGGCTGGGACATGCAGTGGCTCGGCCGCGTGCTGCCGTCGGAATTCATGATGCCGCTGCGGCAGATCACCTTCGCCGCCTACTATCTGCTGACCGCCGCGCTGTTCGCGCAGCTGTTCCGTCGCGAGCTTCGCGTGGTCGGTTATCGGTGGCTGCTGCGGGTCATCCAGTACGTGGGCATCGTGCTGCTCGCCGCGGCGCTCGCGTTGCCTTATTCGCTCTTCATCCCGACGCTGTGGATCATCGCGGGATTCGGCATCTGCGTGCTGGTGTTCTTCCTCGTGCGCCTCGTGTGGATGGCGCGTTCGCGGACCGTGCTGTGGTATGTCGCGTCGCTTGCCATTGTGCTCTTCGCCACCTTCTCGGAAGTGCTCGGCGCCGCGTTCGGCGTGAAGCTGCTGCTGAGCGGCGTCAACACGGTTATGGCCGCGCTGTCGTCGAGCATGATGGCCGCGTTCGCCATCGCCGAGCAGATGCGTGCCGAGCGCGACGTCCGCCGGCAGGCGCAGATGGAATTGCGCAATACCTATGAGGTGACGCCCATCGGGCTTTTCACGCTCGACGAGAAAGGTCACTTCGTCCGCACGAATCCCGCGTTGCGCGCCATGCTGGACCTGCAGAAGGGCGAGTACAAGCTGCGTCACTGGCACGACTACTTCGAACCCGGCGCGTGGGGCGCGTTGCAGGCGCTTGCATCGAAGGGCAGCGACGGCGAACTCGAAATGAGCGGTTCGGTGGAACGCGGCACCGGCGAGCGGCGCTACTTGCTGAAGGCCATACGCTCGAACGGCTGGATAGAAGGTTCACTGCAGGACACGACCGAACGTTCGAAGGCGGTCGAGCGCCTGCGCTTTCTCGCCGAGCACGATCCGCTCACCGGCTCGCTGAACCGCCGCGGCGTCGAGAAAGCGATCGCTGCGCAGAACGAGGAATCGCTGCCGTGGGCGCTGGCATATGTCGATCTCGACCGCTTCAAGCTCGTCAACGACCTCTTCGGACACCGAAGCGGCGACGAAGTCTTGCGGCAAGTCGCCGCGCGCACGCGGGCGCATTTTGCGCGCAGCTATCCGGTCGGCCGCATCGGCGGCGACGAGTTCGTCTGCGTGATGAACGACACGTCGATCGAAGACGCCATCGCGCAATGCCGCGAACTCATCTCCATTCTGAGCGACGCGCCGTATCAGGTCGGCAATCGCGCGTTCCAGGTCAAAGCGTCGATCGGGCTCGTGGAATGTTCGCAGGGCGTGCGCGTGCAGGACGCGCTCTCGCACGCGGACCGCGCGTGCCGCGAAGCCAAGAAGGTCGCGCACACGCATCTGGTTACGTATCGCAAGGGCGCGGCGGCGTTCGAGGAACGCGCGGAAGAATTGAAGCTCGTCGAAACGCTCGGCCGCAATCGCCTGCCGCCCGGCCTCTTTCTCGTGATGCAGCCGATCATGTCGCTGCGCGCGCCGAACGAGTCGCTGAACTTCGAAGTGCTGCTGCGCATGCGCGCGCCCGACGGGACAACGCTGCCGGCGGGCAAGGTCATCGTGGCGGCGGAGGAATCGGGCAATATCGCGGCAATCGACCGCTGGGTGATTTCGACGCTGCTCGAATGGATCGAGACCCACCGCCACGAACTGATGAACACGCAGTTTATTTGCGTGAACCTGTCCGGCGGCTCGCTCAACGACGAGCAGTTCATGGAGGACATCTTCGCGCTGTTCGCGCGGCACCCGTCGGTCGTCCAGTATCTGTGCCTCGAGATTACCGAGAGCGTAGCGCTGCACGACCTCGAAAACACGCAGCGTTTCATTGCGCGGGTTCACGAAATGGGCGGGAAGATTGCGCTCGACGATTTCGGCGCGGGTTATACGTCGTTCAAATACCTGAAGTCGCTCTCGGCGGATGCGCTCAAGATCGACGGCGAATTCGTGCGCTCGATGTGCGAGCATCCGGCGGATATCGCAATCGTCGAGGCAATCGTCGCGCTGGCGCGCAATCTCGGCATGCGAAGCGTGGCGGAGTGGGTCGAAGATATCGATACGCTGCGCGCATTGCAGGAAATCGGCGTCGATTACGTGCAGGGCTTTCTGGTCGCGCGGCCGCAGGACAGTTCGGCCATTCTCGCGGCACGCTCGGCGGCGAGTTTCGTCAAGGACCCGGAGGTCGTCAGCTTCGTGCAGTGTCTGTCGGAGCCGGCGCAGGCCATTGCCATCGACTTCGAGCGGCGCACGCGCGCCGCGAGCACGCACTGA
- the hutU gene encoding urocanate hydratase, protein MTSSSRFRDTQIRAPRGSQLNAKSWLTEAPLRMLMNNLDPDVAENPNELVVYGGIGRAARDWACYDKIVETLKRLESDETLLIQSGKPVGVFRTHENAPRVLIANSNLVPHWANWEHFNALDAKGLAMYGQMTAGSWIYIGSQGIVQGTYETFVEAGRQHYGGNLKGRWVLTAGLGGMGGAQPLAATLAGACSLNIECQQSRIDFRLKTRYVDEQASDLDDALARISRYTSEGRAVSVALCANAADVLPELVRRGVRPDLVTDQTSAHDPLNGYLPRGWTWTQYRDRAQSDPAATVKAAKQSMAEHVRAMLAFREQGVPTFDYGNNIRQMAKEEGVENAFDFPGFVPAYIRPLFCRGVGPFRWAALSGDPEDIYKTDAKVKELIADDAHLHRWLDMARERIRFQGLPARICWVGLGQRAKLGLAFNEMVRNGELSAPVVIGRDHLDSGSVASPNRETEAMKDGSDAVSDWPLLNALLNTASGATWVSIHHGGGVGMGFSQHAGVVIVCDGSREADERIARVLHNDPATGVMRHADAGYDIAIECAREKNLDLPMIPR, encoded by the coding sequence GTGACGTCTTCCTCCCGTTTCCGCGATACCCAGATCCGCGCGCCGCGCGGTAGCCAACTCAACGCCAAAAGCTGGCTGACCGAGGCGCCGCTGCGCATGTTGATGAACAATCTGGACCCGGACGTCGCCGAGAATCCGAACGAACTCGTGGTCTATGGCGGCATCGGGCGGGCGGCGCGCGACTGGGCGTGCTACGACAAGATCGTCGAGACGCTCAAGCGCCTGGAATCCGATGAAACGCTGCTGATCCAGTCAGGCAAGCCGGTCGGCGTCTTCCGCACGCACGAAAACGCGCCGCGCGTGCTCATCGCCAATTCGAATCTCGTGCCGCACTGGGCGAACTGGGAGCACTTCAACGCGCTCGACGCGAAAGGTCTTGCCATGTACGGCCAGATGACGGCGGGAAGCTGGATCTATATCGGCAGCCAGGGCATCGTGCAGGGAACGTACGAGACGTTCGTCGAAGCGGGACGGCAGCATTACGGCGGCAATCTCAAAGGTCGCTGGGTGCTCACGGCGGGCCTGGGCGGCATGGGCGGCGCGCAGCCGCTCGCCGCGACGCTTGCGGGCGCGTGCTCCTTGAATATCGAATGCCAGCAGAGCCGCATCGACTTTCGTCTGAAAACGCGCTACGTCGACGAGCAAGCCAGCGATCTCGACGATGCCCTCGCGCGGATCAGCCGCTACACGTCCGAGGGCCGCGCGGTGTCGGTCGCACTGTGCGCGAATGCCGCCGACGTGCTGCCCGAGCTGGTCCGGCGCGGCGTGCGGCCGGACCTCGTCACGGATCAGACGAGCGCGCACGATCCGCTGAACGGCTATCTGCCGCGAGGCTGGACGTGGACGCAATACCGCGACCGGGCGCAGAGCGACCCGGCGGCGACCGTGAAGGCCGCGAAGCAGTCGATGGCGGAGCACGTGCGCGCGATGCTCGCGTTCCGTGAACAGGGCGTGCCGACGTTCGACTACGGCAACAACATCCGCCAGATGGCGAAGGAAGAAGGCGTCGAGAACGCGTTCGACTTTCCCGGCTTCGTGCCCGCGTATATCCGGCCGCTCTTTTGCCGCGGCGTCGGGCCGTTCCGCTGGGCCGCGCTCTCGGGCGATCCCGAGGATATCTACAAGACGGACGCCAAGGTGAAGGAACTGATCGCCGACGACGCGCATCTGCATCGCTGGCTCGACATGGCGCGCGAGCGCATCCGCTTTCAGGGCTTGCCGGCGCGCATTTGCTGGGTCGGGCTCGGCCAGCGCGCGAAGCTCGGCCTCGCGTTCAACGAAATGGTGCGTAACGGCGAACTGTCGGCGCCGGTCGTGATCGGGCGGGATCATCTGGATTCGGGGTCGGTCGCGAGTCCGAATCGTGAAACGGAAGCGATGAAGGACGGCTCCGACGCCGTCTCCGACTGGCCGCTGCTCAATGCGCTGCTGAACACGGCGAGCGGCGCGACGTGGGTGTCGATTCACCACGGCGGCGGCGTCGGCATGGGCTTTTCGCAGCACGCAGGCGTCGTGATCGTGTGCGACGGCAGCCGCGAAGCCGACGAGCGTATCGCGCGGGTGCTGCACAACGATCCGGCGACCGGCGTCATGCGCCACGCGGACGCGGGCTATGACATCGCAATTGAATGCGCGCGCGAGAAGAATCTCGATCTGCCGATGATTCCGCGATGA
- the hutI gene encoding imidazolonepropionase: MSTLWHHCHAATMTGGKYSTIEDAAILTDGGRIEWIGPLADAPRDSNCERVDLGGAWVTPGLIDCHTHLVFGGDRSSEFEARLEGATYAEIAARGGGIASTVRATREASEDALFDAARSRALALMRDGVTTIEVKSGYGLDLANERKMLRVARRLAGALPLTVRATCLAAHALPPEYAGRADDYIAYVCETMLPALVEEDLVDAVDAFCEHLAFSPQQVERVFRTARDLGVPVKLHAEQLSSLRGATLAARYEALSADHLEYMTEDDAIAMAHAGTVAVLLPGAFYMLRETQVPPVDALRRHGVPIALASDLNPGTSPALSLRMMLNMGCTLFRLTPEEALTGVTIHAARALGLTETHGSLEAGKAADFVAWRIDRPAELAYWLGGALPNRVVRNGEEIAFDIRAG; this comes from the coding sequence ATGAGCACGCTCTGGCATCACTGTCACGCGGCAACGATGACAGGCGGCAAGTATTCGACCATCGAGGACGCCGCGATTTTGACGGACGGCGGGCGCATCGAGTGGATCGGGCCGCTTGCCGATGCGCCGCGCGATAGCAATTGCGAGCGAGTCGACCTCGGCGGCGCGTGGGTGACGCCGGGGCTGATCGATTGTCATACGCACCTCGTCTTCGGCGGTGACCGGAGCAGCGAGTTCGAGGCGCGTCTCGAAGGCGCGACTTACGCGGAAATCGCGGCGCGCGGCGGCGGCATCGCGAGCACGGTGCGAGCGACGCGCGAAGCCAGCGAAGACGCGCTGTTCGACGCGGCCCGCTCTCGCGCGCTGGCCCTGATGCGCGACGGCGTGACGACCATCGAAGTGAAATCCGGCTACGGCCTCGACCTGGCGAACGAACGCAAGATGCTGCGCGTCGCGCGGCGTCTCGCCGGCGCGTTGCCCCTCACGGTGCGCGCGACGTGCCTCGCGGCGCATGCGCTGCCGCCCGAGTACGCGGGCCGCGCGGACGACTACATCGCCTACGTCTGCGAAACCATGCTGCCGGCGCTCGTCGAGGAAGATCTCGTCGATGCCGTCGATGCCTTCTGCGAACATCTCGCGTTTTCGCCGCAGCAAGTCGAGCGCGTGTTCCGCACGGCGCGCGACCTCGGCGTGCCGGTCAAGCTGCACGCGGAGCAGTTGTCGTCGCTGCGCGGCGCGACGCTGGCGGCGCGCTACGAGGCGTTATCGGCGGACCATCTCGAATACATGACGGAGGACGACGCTATCGCGATGGCGCACGCCGGAACCGTTGCCGTGCTGCTGCCCGGTGCGTTTTACATGCTGCGCGAAACGCAAGTCCCGCCCGTCGACGCGCTGCGGCGGCACGGCGTGCCGATTGCGCTGGCGAGTGATTTGAATCCGGGCACGTCGCCCGCGCTGTCGTTGCGCATGATGTTGAACATGGGTTGCACGCTGTTCCGTCTGACGCCGGAGGAAGCGCTGACGGGCGTCACCATCCACGCTGCTCGGGCGCTCGGCCTCACGGAAACACATGGCTCGCTGGAGGCGGGAAAGGCGGCCGATTTCGTGGCTTGGCGCATCGACCGGCCCGCGGAGCTCGCGTACTGGCTGGGCGGCGCGCTGCCGAATCGGGTGGTGCGCAATGGCGAGGAAATCGCCTTCGATATACGCGCTGGATAA
- a CDS encoding GlsB/YeaQ/YmgE family stress response membrane protein: MLAFIGTLIVGLVVGLIARAIKPGNDSMGWIMTIVLGIAGSLIAGYVGRALGWYQPGQPAGWIASVIGAIILLVIYGMVRGRRA, from the coding sequence ATGCTTGCATTCATCGGTACCTTGATCGTTGGACTGGTCGTCGGTCTGATCGCCCGCGCCATCAAGCCGGGCAACGACAGCATGGGCTGGATCATGACCATCGTGCTCGGCATTGCCGGATCGCTGATCGCGGGCTATGTGGGCCGGGCGCTCGGCTGGTATCAGCCGGGACAGCCTGCCGGGTGGATCGCCTCGGTCATCGGCGCGATTATTCTGCTTGTCATCTATGGGATGGTGCGCGGACGCCGCGCTTAA
- a CDS encoding OmpA family protein → MSINLVQAVNTAISSEIAEQLSQKFGIPAQIVQQLAARTAPGLVASVMDRSALADGARAVYSVIMSPEANAFVAEQLRNVITTTAGLKHLETSGHLLASRATGQRIDALTDAVSAETGVPVQATSALAGMLSAIMFGILKHHFLLSQANLSQLPGLLRDQIGEMRASLTHNAASAIGVGNVDGFVSSIGARLDAVGSTLDIADEPPVPTAGSASYASPAPARNTPPVVAPPAPPAPPVAPAPTMSAPLRAPVRKPAPKRSNKAVWLLFAVLAAILALVYYRGFTHNPNVDLSSNAATTPVATVAQSASQATAPMDSASTANAASASEPAARSGAASDAAASTPVAAAKDAQMVFSVSEAGVPSVQATVGTDAEKQQLIAALEHRFGQGYSAEVTVAPGTPAAPWLGRLKELTPLMAVPGAEAKVVGSKVELSGAAADAKLGWTERLKNSLGGMFQVSSFDVDSAVAHATQSFRSAMKTLLATDDACSGPKLTAVLDLQVVNFGRSSATVPEGAAATLGETAQLLKNCAAKGSMVNLEIAGYSDGVGAPPAKLEMSKERAQAVRAFLVKNGVPPQSLTATGYGDANPVADNTTASGRFANRRIEFVVK, encoded by the coding sequence ATGAGTATCAATCTGGTTCAGGCGGTCAACACCGCGATCTCCAGCGAGATTGCGGAACAGTTATCGCAAAAGTTCGGCATTCCTGCGCAGATCGTGCAGCAACTGGCCGCGCGCACGGCGCCGGGGCTCGTGGCCTCGGTCATGGACCGGTCGGCGCTCGCCGACGGCGCGCGTGCCGTGTATTCCGTCATCATGTCGCCCGAAGCGAACGCCTTCGTGGCCGAGCAGTTGCGAAACGTCATCACGACGACCGCCGGCCTGAAGCATCTGGAGACGTCGGGCCATCTGCTCGCTTCCCGCGCCACGGGCCAGCGTATCGACGCGCTGACCGACGCAGTGTCGGCCGAAACCGGCGTACCCGTGCAAGCCACCTCCGCGCTCGCGGGCATGTTGTCGGCCATCATGTTCGGCATTCTCAAGCATCACTTCCTGCTCTCGCAGGCGAACCTGTCGCAGTTGCCGGGCTTGCTGCGCGACCAGATCGGCGAGATGCGCGCATCGCTCACGCATAACGCGGCGAGCGCAATCGGCGTGGGCAACGTGGATGGCTTCGTGAGCAGCATCGGTGCGCGGCTCGACGCGGTCGGATCGACGCTGGATATCGCCGATGAGCCTCCCGTGCCCACAGCGGGTTCCGCGAGCTACGCTTCGCCTGCGCCGGCGCGAAACACGCCGCCTGTGGTGGCGCCGCCGGCTCCGCCCGCGCCGCCCGTTGCGCCGGCGCCGACGATGTCCGCGCCGCTGCGCGCGCCGGTGCGCAAGCCCGCGCCGAAGCGCTCGAACAAGGCAGTGTGGCTGCTTTTCGCGGTGCTCGCCGCGATTCTCGCGCTCGTGTATTACCGCGGTTTCACCCACAACCCGAACGTCGATCTGAGCTCGAACGCGGCAACGACGCCCGTTGCGACGGTCGCGCAGTCCGCTTCGCAGGCCACCGCTCCGATGGACTCGGCGTCGACCGCCAACGCCGCTTCCGCTTCGGAACCCGCCGCCCGTTCCGGCGCGGCAAGCGACGCAGCAGCCAGCACGCCGGTCGCGGCAGCGAAGGACGCGCAGATGGTGTTTTCCGTCAGTGAAGCGGGCGTCCCTTCCGTTCAGGCGACGGTCGGCACGGACGCTGAAAAGCAGCAACTGATTGCGGCGCTGGAACATCGCTTCGGACAAGGCTACAGCGCGGAAGTGACGGTGGCGCCGGGTACGCCTGCCGCCCCGTGGCTCGGCCGGCTCAAGGAATTGACGCCGTTGATGGCGGTGCCGGGCGCGGAGGCGAAGGTCGTCGGTTCCAAGGTTGAATTGAGCGGCGCCGCGGCGGACGCCAAGCTCGGCTGGACCGAACGCCTGAAGAACTCGCTCGGCGGCATGTTCCAGGTCAGCTCGTTCGACGTGGACAGCGCGGTGGCGCACGCCACGCAATCGTTCCGCAGCGCGATGAAGACGCTGCTGGCCACCGACGACGCCTGCTCCGGACCGAAACTCACGGCGGTGCTCGACCTGCAGGTGGTCAACTTCGGCCGTTCGAGCGCGACGGTGCCGGAAGGCGCGGCCGCGACGCTTGGCGAAACCGCGCAACTGCTCAAGAATTGCGCGGCGAAGGGTTCGATGGTGAATCTGGAAATCGCGGGCTATTCGGACGGCGTAGGCGCGCCGCCCGCGAAGCTGGAAATGTCGAAAGAACGTGCGCAGGCTGTCCGTGCGTTTCTCGTGAAGAACGGCGTGCCGCCGCAGTCGCTCACCGCGACGGGCTACGGCGACGCGAATCCCGTTGCCGACAACACGACCGCCAGCGGACGCTTCGCGAACCGTCGAATCGAGTTCGTCGTCAAGTAA